ACAGACTCATGTCAAAGTTAAGCCTCAGATCACTTATCCTCAGTGTGTCAACTGAGTAATCTGGAAGTTTTGGTTTGAAGACTAGGTAAAGGATTCCAACAATTGCAGCCAGGATAATGAGGAGCAGAACAAACAAGCTTATTGTCCAACACATGCACTTGCAACAACAGCTTCTTTTCCCTGGTTTAGAGTATACTGCTGGCACAGAACGTAGCAGTGGTGGATGGTGTAAAGGGACACCCTTTTCTGATCTTAACGAGCCTGGAGGTACCAGTGGCGTTGTTGGGGGAGGTGGTGCTTCCCCTTCCATAGGGTAGATCCTCAGTCTCTGATGATCTGCCATGAGTAGGAGTGATTTACCGAGTGCtgttctttctcaaattttgtgaTAGCAAGCACAGTTTTATTTCTAGCTCGTGTTGCTGCTCCTATATACACACTTATTTCGAATTCTAAATATGAAAGATGCTATTGGAAATTGGAGTGATGGGCCTTTCAAAAGGTACAGTGGTGTGGTTACCTTCCTCACCTACAAACGGCATGTTATTTACCAAAATAGATCAGTGGTAGTTCATCTACATATTGACTCTGCTGTATTGTGTTGCGTCAGATACaagagtttttttatattttctttcaactagGCCATGACATCTGTAAAGATGCAGGTTGACAGACTTCAAACCTTTGTATTGTTGTGTTATTTAATTGTATGGTTATTCTTCTTGAATTTTTGCACTTTCATGATTTTGCCACAATGCTTTAAGCAGCAAGCATCATCATTTCCACAATAAGAAATGCATGGCAAGAGCTGGTAATTCTTGACACAAATGAGGAGATGGACGTATTGACGTTCTTTCAAACTTGCTTTGCAGTGAAGGAAACCTTACTTGCCCGTTAAGGCTACTTTTTCACACTTTACAAAAAGGACATTATGTTATATAACTAAATACAATTAGGTCTAAACAAAAACTTAACCAACTATTGGTTGACTTCAATTGGGGTTTGAGGATGTTCCTTAAAACCAAACAAATAGTGTCTATAACTACGAACCTAGGGAGGTAGTTTCTAATGCATGCCCGTCGCAATCAGGAAttataaaacaagtttattCGCCACAACTACTAAAGTATACCATTAACTGAGGCCGACTCTGACATAAGTATTGAGAAATTTTGTATctataacaattattaaaatgaagACCTCGTGCGCAGAATtctcaataaattaaatacaccTTTAGCAAACTGTTTGAGACTAAACTACCTGATTAAATAACTTGCTTTACCATTATATCAAGATAAAGCAGGTTAAAACAAACGGTGTCAATATCGATAATGTCAAGCATCGTTTGTATTTGGTTTCTGAAAAAATGCTTGAGGATAAAATTTAGCTGGCATAATAACAATAGACAGAGACCTTATGATACCAAATCAAGAAAGTTATCACACCAATTCAAATGCTAAAATCAAGAGACAGGAGATGTTCTCCATTTCACATATGTAAATCCAAAGATTATAATTCATGACCAATTGAACCAATTTCCATTGGTATGTGGGCATAATAATCCCACgcaagttttataaaatttgtataataaaGAAACAATTGTAATTGTTATTCAATCTGAATCTCAAGTGGAGCTGCCTCAGTTGTTGACTCCTCTGTATTCACTTCTTCTTCGCTAATACCTGCAGCTTCCAAAGTCCTAGTAACCCATTCCTTGAGAGGGTCCTCATTCAAATCTAGCCTTAAAACACCCGCAAATATTCCACCCAAAAATGCCACTGGTTCCTGCAATTATAGCAATGACAAAGGGTGCTAAAAGCAAGTAAAATTTTCGATGCCAACAGAATGCTTTTTCACTCTACAGTATTGCGACAACAGCCGAGTAAATGTCAAGAGTCAAGGAAAACTACAGCTAATCAATGCTTTTAAATTACTGGCCGTAGGTTTTAACAAAGTAACAAGGTCTCTGTCTATTTCAAGTCAGCAAAAATAAAACCAACTTTTTACTGTATGGTTTTTTGTGGACAAAAcagaaaatcaataaaatatttacccATGAACTGAACAGGAATTCGACGTTTTCACCATAAATTGCATCTCAGCTGTCATAAAATTTACTCAAACACAGGAGGCATGTTCTTGAAGGCATAAAGTGTATGGATCTATTTGGAGAAAACTTCTCCATAAGCACTTCGCTTCAAAAATCTCCCACCACGAGCCTTATCTATTGACAACTCACTTGTTTACGAACCAGTGATACAAGTGTTTAGACTATGGGCAACAGTTAAGTATAACCTCACTTCTTATGTTGGAAGCAAAGGTCACATGACACAAATCTGGAATAGCATATCAGTTCTTTTTTACAATCATGCCATATAGTCCCACCAATAAACCACAAAATTCAACAATATCAATGGATCTTTCACTCCCTCCCcccaaacaaaaagaaaagcttaataATTTGGCCTTCAGCTCTATATAAATTAGACATACGAATACACAAACAATTTATACATTACTTTTTGTGTCTAACCCTTTTCATAATTATGACATGTAATATATGATTTACAAGAGAGAGACCTGCAAAAATATATCGCGGTACAAATTGTTgtatgaatattttgttttaaaaccaTTTATCATAAAATCAAGGCAACAATATACTTGCAAAAATATCCCAACCTACTCCTAGTCCAAAACAAACGTATGACTCGGATTAAGCTCCACTAGAGGTTCTTGTATTCCAGGTGGCAGGATCATCAATATCCTGGTCTCCCTAGTATGTACGGCACCAGTTGGCTCTTCATCATAAGACTAGATAGTAAAATGTAAGCACAGTCTGAAATCCCATTCGTATTTAACAGGGCTACTCATGGTGTTAAGAGATACTTCTATCTTTGTTCGAAAAATCTTTGAAGTCTAACTAAGGAAGTGTATCACTCTTCCTCACAGTCACAAACATTTCTAAAGTCAATTGCAGATGAACCTTGACTTAATTTAAAGTACATTTCGATCGTAACATATTAAATCTGAAAAGCAGATACACCTTTGCTTGTTCATTTTAAAGACAAATTtcacttaaaagaaaagttttttctttcatttcatacGTGCTATGCCACGTGACATGAAACAGTAACAGTTAATCAAAACACAGAATTAGGCCATATgagattatattatataagtcTGAGCTATAAAAGAATGGTGAGAATAACAGACACTCATACCTTGAGAGCGTCTTTGACGATGGGATCTTGTTCAGGATTAAAGAAAAAGGCTTTAACCCCATTTCCATTCCTTTTCCCATTTCTACGGATGGTTCTGCTGATTCCTCCTATGCTTGGCCCATGTGACAATAACCTAGCTTCTTGCTTCGATTTCCAGCACTGTGAATCGAATTAACGAGAGGAAAATGAGGAAGTGAGGTGGAACGGAacaagagaggaagaagataagATAATGAACCTGAATAGATGGCAGCGACGGCAGAGGAGATTTAAGGAGAGACATAGCTATGCTTGCTCTTTTCTTCAACACAATAGATTCGACTTCGCTACCAATTGAAATTCTCTCCacaattaagaaagaaaactgaagttgggaaattctaattttctatatttattaacaaaacacAAGATTTTTTCCTTTCGTCATGTGCAACATGGTTGATAAAACACCTAACTCCATCATTTATGAAGAACATTCCTAAAatgttttatttcctttttttttttaaggaaaagaaggttaaatataataaatgaaaatcaaatgaAGGAAGGGTTAAAGAAAGACAATGTATATTtggttttaaagaaaaaggaaagaattgATAATATTAAGGTGTTCAAataaggttaaaagctctttttctCCCCGTTTTGATTcagaaaattcgaaatggttcctatgtttttttttttgtgttcaattgtAATtcgtgttcaattaagtccttttcactaactccgttaaaattgttaacagCAAGTTGTCCAAGTGTGCAATCAGAAAAtgaaatgtcatttatttaCTTACGTGTACTCCTAGTAATGTTGAAAGTGAGATTGAAAAGAATTAGGATTTccttttaaatatgattaattagaaatttaggattctcttttaattataattaagactTAATTAGAGTTAAGAtcctattattaaaaattaaatttataataagtgaaaccctaattaaattttaaattagaattatcTTATCTAGGTTTTAGTTAATCCCCTTGGAAGAGGACCCTAATCACAACATTTTTTTCCCCAATTTTGAGTTGTCTTCCTTCACGGCCAAACCAAATTAAGGGAGCACAAGCACTCACCTTTTTGTTTTAGTTCTGGTTCGCGTCACAAGGAGTGAATGCTTCCTTTCTCTTATCTTTCTTGGTTCTGATTGGGGGGTTTTGCACGTTGGGGATGCGAGTTCAGGTGGCTAGGGTGCGAACTCCTTTTTCGCGGCGCCAGGGCTCACGGGGAGGATGCATTGCAGTTTTGAGGCTTTCTATGCTCATTCTTGGCTTGTGATTTAAGGTTGTTcttgtgtttctatttcttctctACAGGTTGACAATTATAGGTTGAGAGTTTTGATCTTGTAATTTGGGAGTTtggttttagggtttctgaatttgggaatttttgGGGGGTttggttttagggtttctaaaatTAGGAATGTGTTGGGTTGGAGGAGTTGGaatctttgttttcaaattggaTTTTGGGGATTTCCTATACTTgagttcttttttttctttttgaaatttggaGCTAGGGGTCTTGGTTCTTCcatttttggattttaattgATGGTGGTGGCACAAGTTTGCAACAATGGAGGAGCTGATGGGTACGACCAACAGCGATATCTCTGGCAACGTTGGACTATGGGATGGTGTTAGGACCATTCACTGATGTTCTTCCCAATCTTGCagatctcccttccaaaccACGATCAACCCTTTAGACATCAATACCCTTGAAAATAATAAGCCTAATAtcagaaaagaatttcaaaaataataagtCCACCTCATTAAGgaaataaataacatttcatTCTCTGACTGCCTAGTTGGACAActtgccgttaacaattttaacggagttagagaaaaggacttaattgaacaccaatTACGTTCTTTGGGACCaaattgaatacaaaaaaaaatatggagacCGTTTCGAATTTTTCgaaccaaaactgggacaaaaagagcttttaaccttcaaataactataaaaaatgattaaaaaggGCTCTAACCAAGAAATTGATATtcaatttgttgaatttttttatacaagtggcattttatttcttgtaattaaaaacccaatttttataaaaatgagtGAGATGATTGGAAAATGTGGAGTTGGTTATAAATACCTATTTTGAAACAAgtattgaacaaaattaatttaatttctaaaaaagtttaaagaaaagtGGAAGAGAACATATTATACGATTATGTATGATGGaaagatagataaaaaaaaggaattttatttataacttattgATGAATAGTCTTgaagggattttttttttattcattggaTTAACATCTCAAAATTAGTTGATAAAGTATTTAAGATGTTTGATGAAGTTATggaatttgttgaaaaaaaaagtgtaatgcAAGTGACTATTGAAGCAAATATAAGGTAACTAGAGATTTATTACACATATTATTATAGTCCATGTGTTTTCCATTCCTTTTGACctttaaagattttgaaaaaaaattggaaagttCATCAAATTACTATCAAGAAAATTACTAtcaagaatgaaagaaaaatgatcaCTTACATTTTATAGCAcaataatgttaattaaaaggaaataaatgacTTGATAAGGTTTGATATGGTTCTATTtgttatagtttattttattcgactttttctttatgaatttggaaacattatattatgaaatGAAGAGTGGAAAATAAGCATTTGAAACTTTacattaaagattaaaaaaaatgaaaatataaaattagatataaagttgtcaaaatggatcaTTCGTTCAATTTATTATGGATTGATCACTCAATTAACCAATCTAATCTGATTCAAGAAATTTGAGTTTGACTCACCACATGTTGGTGGGTTAAACAGGAtgacttatttaattaaaaaattacaattttttttctttgatctaatattcttttaatatgtaACCGAAATTCAAAAAGTCTAaacctattttaattttttttctcattttagaaaataaataaatcattcatCCTAAAGTCTAAATCATAATTCTAGATTATACCTTAACAccttagtaaaagaaaaaggactAATGAGAGACAAAGGTAGAAAGTGAATGAAGTGTCATGGGTGTGAGCATCTCAGccccaaaattttttaaaaaaagtttgctTGTATTTTGGGTTGGACTATTAAGTTAAGGGcataatgtgatttttttatttttgggctcGGAGCAAAACCTTTTCATGGCAATCAAACGACGAATTTGGGGTTACTCCcagtacctccccaattccaacccccacccccccattccatttttaccctttgctctattttttcttttccaatattatcctttagcaaaaatttatatttagaaataaaagtttataattttattctcccacccccacataacctatttattctttttttttttatcttcatgctttcatctttactTCTTCCCAggaattctttgttctatttttctagaaattctttctcccattcttcttgtatttcaagtgataattgagatatcgatttcttctggaagaatttgtccttcaattattatatctctgcatt
This genomic interval from Vigna radiata var. radiata cultivar VC1973A chromosome 8, Vradiata_ver6, whole genome shotgun sequence contains the following:
- the LOC106771040 gene encoding UPF0426 protein At1g28150, chloroplastic, translated to MSLLKSPLPSLPSIQCWKSKQEARLLSHGPSIGGISRTIRRNGKRNGNGVKAFFFNPEQDPIVKDALKEPVAFLGGIFAGVLRLDLNEDPLKEWVTRTLEAAGISEEEVNTEESTTEAAPLEIQIE